ATCTCGTGGGAAAGCCGGTCAAACAGTAGGGAGGCGATGTTTTCGGCGGTTGGATTTACCGTGGAAAAATATTCAAGCTCATTTAAAAAGCGATGGTCAAAATCTTTAACCGATTCCTCAAGTGTTTTCGCTATCACTTTGAAATCCATAGCCATACCCATGTTGTCATTACTTTGCGCGCCCACATTCACCGTGACCTTCCAGGTATGCCCGTGAACACGTCCGCAATCGCCTACATAGCCTCGTAAACAGTGCGCTGCAGAGAACTGGGTATCTACACTGAGTTCAAACATTTCCATGTCCTGAGATTCAAAATGTTTATTTCCCCGAGATTTTCCAGGCTACCCGTGCGAGGGTTTTCTGGTCACGGGTTATTTCGAGAGTAATCGAACGATTATTCGGACCGAACAGATCTTCTTTGAAAAAGGTTATCCGGTTAAAAATCAGGGTTATTTCCCCCCGTATGCGATTTCTGGCCAGTTTTATGCGATGACTGCTTGAATAAACACTATCCTGCTCTGAAACCACCGGAATGGCAACGATTTGCAAAGGTTCGATCATGACTCCCTTTGCATTAACAATATACATGGACCAGAATTTTGGATTGATCGACAGGGAGGAAAATCCGGATTCCATTTCGATACGGATGCGGAATTGTCCGTTCTGTACCTTTTCTCGGAGATATTTCTGACGATATTCAGTATATGCTTTCTCTCCAAGCGAATCCTTCCCGGCCTGGTACCGTATATCCGCTTCTGTCGAGAGGCTGTCCAGGAGTATGGCCTTACAATAAATCTGCTCCTCGTGACTTGGATCCACCCGGCGGATAGAACTGCTGATGGAGCCCGGTTCGATCAAAGGATTGTCTATACGGAACGGGATGGTATACTGGGTCAGAATTTTTTCGGCATCGCTTTCGGTTTTAAATTCCTGATTCCAAACTTTACTGATATCCGCCACCTTATCGGCATGATTGAGATTTCCGGACCGTGATGCGCACGATGACCAGGCCATACCGCAAAAAACCGGGAGAATTATCCAGACTGATTTCATTCTTCCTCCGTTTGTTGCTGAAATATAAAATAATGTGCAGAATAAAGCAAGAATCCAAAAAGGCTTGCGGGTATTACATGAGTTTGGTAAATTCAGAAGCACACAGAGGGAGAAACATGGCGAGGATACAGTTAACCGGGCTTTTACCCGAAGAAATATCCGTACTCCTTCCGAAAGGCAAGGAAAAATACCGGGGGCTTCAGATATTTCGCTGGATTCATGAAAAGGGCGCCCGGTCTTTTGACGAAATGACTAATCTTTCAAAGGCATTTCGGGAAGAAATCAAGGACCGTTTCATCATCGGGACGATGAAGCTGGCAGAAACAAAGAGATCTCTTGACAGTTCCACCGACAAGTATTTGTGGGAGCTTGCCGACGGAAACCATATCGAGAGCGTGATTATCCGTGACGAAGGCCGGGTGACCGCCTGCATATCTTCCCAGGTGGGCTGCAAGATGGGCTGCGGTTTTTGCCGTACGGGGAAAATGCAATTCATGCGGAATCTTGCCGCCGGGGAGATCGTCGATCAGCTTATAAGTATGCGGCGCATGCTGCAAGCCTGCAGAGAAGATATCACAAACGTTGTGTTCATGGGTATGGGCGAGCCGCTCGATAATCTCGATGCGGTGCTCAGGGCATTGACCATAATCATCATGGAAACCGGCCTGTCCATCGGGCAGCAGAAAATTACCCTGTCCACCTGCGGCATCGTTCCCGGCATTATCCGGCTGGCCCGTGAATACCGGCGGCTGGGGCTTGCCATCTCGCTGAACGCCGCAGATGACGAACTCCGGAATAAGCTCATGCCCATCAACCGCCGCTATCCTTTGAAAGAACTTCTTGACGCCGCCCAAGAATTCACCCGTATCACCCGCCGCAGGATAACGTTCGAATATATCCTGATGGACGGTGTCAATGACTCGCCGGAAGATGCGCGAAGGCTCCTT
This genomic stretch from Candidatus Latescibacter sp. harbors:
- the queD gene encoding 6-carboxytetrahydropterin synthase QueD, with the translated sequence MFELSVDTQFSAAHCLRGYVGDCGRVHGHTWKVTVNVGAQSNDNMGMAMDFKVIAKTLEESVKDFDHRFLNELEYFSTVNPTAENIASLLFDRLSHEINRNGASVLSVTVAESDRYRATYRQEKQP
- the rlmN gene encoding 23S rRNA (adenine(2503)-C(2))-methyltransferase RlmN; amino-acid sequence: MARIQLTGLLPEEISVLLPKGKEKYRGLQIFRWIHEKGARSFDEMTNLSKAFREEIKDRFIIGTMKLAETKRSLDSSTDKYLWELADGNHIESVIIRDEGRVTACISSQVGCKMGCGFCRTGKMQFMRNLAAGEIVDQLISMRRMLQACREDITNVVFMGMGEPLDNLDAVLRALTIIIMETGLSIGQQKITLSTCGIVPGIIRLAREYRRLGLAISLNAADDELRNKLMPINRRYPLKELLDAAQEFTRITRRRITFEYILMDGVNDSPEDARRLLAIARRIPSKINIIGYNEYEGSPFKRPSDRKIEAFQKILFDGNVTALLRKSRGTDILAACGQLAAKND